Part of the Sorghum bicolor cultivar BTx623 chromosome 1, Sorghum_bicolor_NCBIv3, whole genome shotgun sequence genome, cataatattaatatattttaatTAAATTTGGGATTAGAACTGTTGGACTCATCAAGAAAGTAGATTTCTGTTCTTCTTGTAGAGGGATCAGGATTCAGGAGTGGTAACTGCCACCCACTCCACTGGATCGATCGAAGGGAGCTGCTCGCTCGCTGCGCGGCCTTCCTTCCCGCCACCATCTTCTCGCGCGCCTCCAGCCGCTAACCTTCCCAGCGAAATATCCCCATGCACTGCTCCTCCTCCACCCCACGGCGGCCTTCGCCTATTTATACACGGCGCTCCCCGGTCCCTCTCTCCCGTCCAGGCAGCCATTGTCAACCACCCACTGGCCAACTGCCCATGAGCCCTACATCATCGCCGCGGCAGCCCGGtgcgggcgccgccgccggcgcggcgCGGCACGCCGCGTTCAAGGTCCACAGGGACTCCCACAGTATACACAAGGccacctcgccgtcgccgctctCCTCGGGCTCAGGATCGACCAACTCGTCCGTGTCGTCGTCGTCCAATGCCATAATCACCAGCAGCAGCCACCACCACCGGCCGGCCCCggcgccgcagccgcagccgccaATAAGGCAGCAGCAACCGGTAATCATCTACACGCACTCGCCCAAGGTGATCCGCACCAACCCGCGCGACTTCATGTCCATCGTGCAGAAGCTCACCGGCCTCGACAGTCGCCACGGCCGTGGCGCGCCCCGCTCGGGGTCAGTCGTCGCCGCGGCCCCGCAGGACGAGTCGTCTTCGTCCTCGTCCGAGAGCTGCGCCAACAACACCCACGCCGTGGGGCCGCCTCCCTACGTGGACTCGCAGCtgatgccgccgccgcccgcggccCCGCCGCTGGACGCGCACTTCATGGCGCCCGACATCCCGCTGCTGTTCGCGCCCGACGCCGCAGCATCAGACCTGCAGCAGCTCTGCGCGCCGAGGGGGCTCTACGGCCAGTTCCCGCCGGTGGTCGACACCGCCGCGGCGATCGGCCCAGTGATGTCGACGAACATGAACAGCGCCGCCAGCAACGGTGGGGCCGTGTTCTCCCCGTCGATGGTGGAGACAGTGAGAACGTTTTCGCGCTATAATTAGGcagtatttttttaaaaaaaaatcttgtcCGTGCATGAATCAGGCGATGATGCAGCGATGCAGGAGCCGTTGCTATGCCATGTGCAATAACCGGAGGTTCATTTTCGCTGGATCTTTTTCTTGTCATGGCTGATAACGTGAATGTGTAGTAGTAGACGAAACAAAAAGAGTCCCTGAGTAGGAAATGATGAAGTTAGTTATcgcttgattttttttaaactagTTATAGCGCTTGATTCTATTCCATGAAATCCGTATaagtctttttttttgttattttagTTCCATCTCACATGGAGAATGTCCCTTCACTCATATGTATCCTAGAGTGTGAGATGGGCGTGATAAAGGTTTTCTTTTGCTCTACATAAATAGATAGTTTGGAGTTTTTTTTAACGGAGTACTGAGCCATACTTACCCTTATAACCATAGTAGTATAGTTCCGGTACTAACGCTACATGATGTTTTGTAATGCAATTGAAATAAGCGAAAGGCAGTATATGTATATATCTTGGTATGGAGATATATTTAAGGttcatagagagagagagagcgcatgCTATTTTATTTAagtcctcccccccccccccccccctagaAGAAAAACCATTGAAATCCTTTAAAAAATCATGAAAGTTAGCAAGCCATTGATCTGACCAATTTCATGAACAATCACTGGTTAGTGGTTACTCCAATCCTTTGTAGTATTTTTCCAAAAGTAAAACAATGCTCAACATAGAAGAAACCAGTAAGGAAGTTGACATTCCACTCTATACGAAtctgttttcttttctctgGAAGATAAAAACTAGATCCATAAATCTAAAGATTGACGACGTTACCACCAGCATATCATTGTCAACGGCCACTTCACAACACAAATCTAAAGATTGATGAAGTTACCACTAGCCTATCATTGTCAACGATCACTCCACAACCATGTTAGCTACTACTAAAACAATAGCACTGTTAAATTCTGattaaatttagaaaaaattGAGAACCCACGTCAAATCGAGAACTTAAACATAAGTGAATAGGTTTCACCACAAGAAAGCTTCCAAGTTATGTTAAGCTCAGTTAGACTAATTCAGTCATAAAAAGTTTCTCATGATCAGATAACCCCCAAGGTTTTACGATCTTC contains:
- the LOC8055604 gene encoding uncharacterized protein LOC8055604, translating into MSPTSSPRQPGAGAAAGAARHAAFKVHRDSHSIHKATSPSPLSSGSGSTNSSVSSSSNAIITSSSHHHRPAPAPQPQPPIRQQQPVIIYTHSPKVIRTNPRDFMSIVQKLTGLDSRHGRGAPRSGSVVAAAPQDESSSSSSESCANNTHAVGPPPYVDSQLMPPPPAAPPLDAHFMAPDIPLLFAPDAAASDLQQLCAPRGLYGQFPPVVDTAAAIGPVMSTNMNSAASNGGAVFSPSMVETVRTFSRYN